A single region of the Leptospiraceae bacterium genome encodes:
- a CDS encoding helix-turn-helix domain-containing protein → MGETSNQYIKFMSDIIDSGLWGKLSPAAKTLYPVLLKFSDQNFKHVWPSTETLLKLTGFKTKKSILLGKKELIKEGLLYYKPGCGRTNSTYYFSFNYTGSKITPQWDKNIPLSGIPASPSAEYNSTPRRGQAVSPNNLNITIHNNQSLKQEADPEKSLDNLINLYGFDLVDSAIQIAKGKGLESNMSYVAGICKKLSSSSAKESPIFNREIDSAQHIIDSWKSFLDWSKVHLTRSSVEILESIPIAVDGHSIFIEKKLTDFLKQIILKFFNEEIRPSIIIVFSETTRISP, encoded by the coding sequence ATGGGCGAAACAAGCAATCAATATATAAAATTCATGTCCGATATCATTGACTCAGGATTATGGGGAAAGCTAAGTCCAGCAGCAAAAACTCTATACCCTGTTCTGCTTAAATTTAGTGACCAAAATTTTAAACACGTATGGCCAAGCACTGAAACGCTGCTTAAACTTACCGGATTCAAGACCAAAAAATCGATATTACTAGGAAAAAAGGAGTTAATAAAAGAAGGGCTGCTTTATTATAAGCCCGGCTGTGGTAGAACAAATTCTACTTATTATTTTTCTTTTAACTACACAGGATCAAAAATTACCCCTCAGTGGGATAAAAATATACCCCTCTCAGGTATACCGGCATCGCCCTCTGCCGAATACAATTCAACTCCTCGGCGGGGTCAGGCGGTATCCCCAAACAATCTTAATATAACCATACATAATAACCAGTCATTAAAACAAGAAGCAGACCCAGAGAAATCACTTGATAATTTAATAAACTTATACGGATTTGACCTTGTTGATTCTGCAATACAAATTGCAAAGGGTAAAGGACTGGAAAGTAATATGTCCTATGTAGCGGGGATATGTAAAAAATTAAGCAGTAGTTCAGCAAAGGAATCGCCTATTTTTAATCGAGAGATTGACTCTGCTCAGCATATAATTGATTCATGGAAAAGTTTTTTAGATTGGAGTAAAGTCCATTTAACAAGATCATCTGTCGAGATTTTAGAAAGTATTCCAATTGCTGTTGATGGACACTCAATATTTATCGAAAAAAAGCTTACGGATTTTTTAAAGCAGATTATCCTAAAATTTTTTAATGAAGAAATTCGCCCTTCCATTATTATTGTTTTCTCTGAAACGACTCGAATATCACCATGA
- a CDS encoding TonB-dependent receptor plug domain-containing protein: MKTFLIAIFIFLSVAILAQDTQNKSKTIYLTHFNPYKSQKSDAMANKIFSNLEESFKANGFEVKESKSDLKTTLAIAKGNGAKFVVDGYYKLYESEGVNIYSQIYNPDTGYMIDALNVTDELSGIEGITLDPNETKKTADSSIDELKKKIAIRVRTNTKRTERRENINDAITSTALGKDKDLYFPIAEENVASASADVFKILAEKETVSVASNVIKDAKKQPASVSVITKEQIKMSGARTVNEVLTTYVPGFFTVEDQDDTIAGFRGFASDNNAKVLLLINGHNMNTEWFWGPPDSIINGMNMEYIERIEVIRGPGSVTLGQGALLGVINIITKNGNTTNGTTISGSMGQNNYSTGTLQAGGSGKENPDLKTFFQISTARYNGQEIRSEGWAKSQTLSGQEGYYDYQRGLTELVPTSKIPNDAVRMFDTYTPDPSGGFNSVVTRRNVATSGARLKRADSDVVTGVINYKNLELTGFYTNQTRDLYNFYRDRNKLQNTVKSGTSTYTYDISDKISLKFKNYYTVDDIFLRSQKGLALGGTREYRYGGSVILSLNELIKNNNAAIGVEYRKYDMGQVNSESNNYILNYSQNVADNALLLDTSGKSPNERNRYVYPGSISVKSFFMEDFYKLSDKVDIFGAFRYDKHPYWGSNLAPRIGALYGMTKDLRFRFSYQEGFRGVVGVSYAGGFEGDGHLRIQNFPYIQASNIPNSFDGQGFPTSYYRDVPKTKPEKMRSFEFATNYSFTSNLSLENIMFFNKVEKVIDVGVLYCDKPSTPTATTPGPNGCNMPRLGNDVPGNWNGYWFYKNNPGEIRQGGAEISINYKTRMISTTFSQSIVKLLTASPGQTDSVYLTSDQNNRQFRGYPSNVTRWHTLFYPVDKLTISVTYLYYPSWYSPKNQRVEGNHLANIGFNYKFLENMEFYFMIKNLFAAGNLYPMISNAGGPDLSNGTPAVEKRTFWGGFSYTF; encoded by the coding sequence ATGAAAACATTTCTTATCGCGATTTTTATTTTTCTATCTGTAGCCATTTTAGCGCAAGATACCCAGAATAAATCTAAGACTATTTACCTAACGCATTTTAATCCATATAAATCCCAAAAATCCGATGCAATGGCTAACAAAATCTTTTCGAATCTCGAAGAAAGCTTTAAAGCAAATGGGTTTGAAGTTAAAGAATCAAAATCGGATTTAAAAACAACATTAGCAATAGCAAAAGGAAACGGTGCAAAGTTTGTCGTTGATGGCTATTATAAATTATATGAATCGGAAGGCGTAAATATTTATTCCCAAATTTACAATCCTGATACAGGTTATATGATCGATGCCTTAAATGTCACAGATGAATTATCTGGCATTGAAGGAATAACGTTAGATCCAAACGAAACCAAGAAAACAGCAGACTCATCCATTGACGAATTAAAAAAGAAAATTGCAATTCGAGTTCGCACAAATACCAAAAGAACAGAAAGACGGGAAAATATAAACGATGCTATAACTAGCACAGCTCTAGGCAAAGATAAAGATCTTTATTTTCCTATCGCGGAGGAAAATGTCGCAAGTGCATCTGCCGATGTATTTAAAATCCTTGCCGAAAAAGAAACAGTGTCTGTAGCGTCTAACGTTATCAAAGATGCAAAGAAACAACCAGCTTCCGTCTCAGTCATAACAAAAGAGCAAATCAAAATGAGTGGAGCAAGAACTGTCAATGAAGTATTGACGACCTATGTTCCAGGTTTCTTTACAGTAGAAGATCAGGACGACACTATTGCCGGCTTTAGAGGATTCGCATCGGATAATAACGCGAAAGTGCTACTTCTAATCAATGGACACAATATGAACACGGAATGGTTTTGGGGTCCGCCCGATTCAATCATCAATGGTATGAATATGGAATACATTGAAAGAATAGAAGTGATTCGAGGTCCGGGCTCTGTTACTTTGGGACAAGGTGCATTATTAGGTGTCATCAATATCATTACAAAAAATGGAAATACTACAAACGGAACGACAATTTCTGGTTCAATGGGTCAGAATAATTATTCAACAGGAACCTTACAGGCAGGCGGAAGTGGAAAAGAAAATCCTGATTTAAAAACATTTTTTCAAATATCCACTGCTCGTTATAACGGACAGGAAATACGAAGTGAAGGTTGGGCAAAATCACAAACTCTTTCTGGTCAAGAAGGCTATTATGATTACCAAAGAGGATTAACGGAATTAGTCCCTACATCTAAAATACCAAATGATGCAGTGCGAATGTTTGATACATACACACCTGATCCTTCCGGCGGATTTAATTCTGTTGTTACGCGTAGAAATGTTGCAACTAGCGGCGCAAGATTAAAGAGAGCAGATAGTGATGTAGTGACCGGCGTTATCAATTATAAAAATTTAGAACTCACTGGCTTTTATACAAATCAAACTAGAGACTTGTATAATTTCTATCGTGATAGAAATAAATTACAAAATACTGTTAAGAGTGGAACTAGCACTTATACCTATGATATTAGTGATAAAATTTCTTTAAAATTTAAAAATTATTATACGGTAGATGATATATTTCTTCGAAGCCAAAAAGGTTTAGCCCTCGGCGGAACGCGCGAATATAGATATGGTGGCTCAGTCATCTTGAGTCTAAATGAATTAATAAAAAATAATAATGCAGCCATTGGAGTTGAATATAGAAAATACGATATGGGGCAAGTGAACTCAGAGAGTAATAATTATATTCTAAATTATTCACAAAACGTAGCGGATAACGCATTATTATTAGATACTAGTGGCAAAAGTCCAAATGAAAGAAATAGATATGTATATCCAGGAAGTATCTCGGTAAAAAGTTTTTTCATGGAAGACTTTTATAAACTTTCCGACAAGGTCGATATTTTCGGAGCCTTTCGTTACGATAAGCATCCTTATTGGGGAAGTAACTTAGCTCCTCGTATCGGAGCACTCTATGGAATGACAAAAGATTTACGATTTCGCTTTTCCTATCAAGAAGGTTTTCGTGGTGTAGTAGGGGTTTCTTATGCTGGTGGTTTTGAAGGAGATGGACATTTGCGAATTCAAAATTTTCCATATATTCAGGCTTCGAATATTCCAAACTCTTTCGACGGACAAGGTTTTCCAACTAGTTATTATAGAGACGTTCCAAAAACAAAGCCAGAAAAAATGCGAAGCTTCGAATTTGCGACTAATTACAGTTTTACCTCAAATCTCTCACTTGAGAATATAATGTTTTTTAATAAAGTAGAAAAGGTAATTGATGTAGGTGTTTTATACTGCGATAAGCCATCTACACCGACAGCAACAACGCCGGGTCCTAATGGATGTAACATGCCAAGACTTGGAAATGATGTGCCGGGAAACTGGAATGGATATTGGTTTTATAAAAATAATCCCGGTGAGATTAGACAGGGAGGTGCAGAAATATCTATTAATTACAAAACGAGAATGATATCAACAACATTCAGTCAATCCATTGTAAAACTACTCACTGCTTCTCCGGGGCAAACTGATAGTGTCTACCTAACAAGCGATCAAAACAATCGGCAGTTTAGAGGTTATCCAAGCAATGTCACAAGATGGCATACTTTGTTTTATCCCGTTGACAAGCTTACTATTTCGGTGACTTATCTTTATTATCCGTCTTGGTATTCGCCTAAAAACCAAAGAGTAGAGGGAAACCATTTAGCAAACATAGGATTCAATTACAAGTTCTTAGAAAATATGGAATTTTATTTTATGATTAAGAATTTATTTGCGGCAGGAAATTTATACCCTATGATAAGCAATGCAGGAGGTCCTGATCTTTCAAACGGAACTCCTGCAGTTGAAAAAAGAACTTTCTGGGGAGGCTTTAGTTATACTTTTTAA
- a CDS encoding discoidin domain-containing protein, translated as MPDKSVRISHPSEVLIQNISSKGQYELTNGALFHFIEESPTSSIAVITFQFKELSSFNCIQFDSMEKESEFMPNTFRFEISDDGKIWEPIIKEYEYSRVSKKQCKWNFSMINSAFLKMVIRLNRRNKEGLFKTAFSNFRVMIAGIEKIISSSENDRFWVKENIIDERPDYGWSSKEKTSPGEEFLLIDLGSINRVEEIRILSKNAEETNFPEAFYFYYSEDDLSWHQLHEEPQFMSEPGTWYKWKFFPTNIRFFKLLCVNNKPNSMKRYVSQIVELEIYADADIIALSKKRIIAETPPYSSIMRPGLVRLAADGETKEGLAVQGNDRRLRDATTEFKGIVELATDGEERELVAVQGNDKRLKYATENTYGLIRLAKKGESKSGLVVQSDDDRLKSATTDSMGIVELAEDGETRPGVVVQGNDKRLKKATTSEYGLVIMSELGADMPGRVLTADDPRLKKATTEKEGIMRYANNGEEAAMAAVQGNDKRLKKATTETTGIVELAQSGEDKEGVVVQGNDKRLKYASTEDSGIIMLARNGFNIPNKAVAADDSRLSDSRDAKPHTHDYAPINHEYGSHSGLIHLKGSSSSEFKNISPPTQSHSVIYGHNEAKGGSGISGVGIDEGVVGFGDDNGVVGYSNGIDDESAGIAGFSKKGYGAIFSSQKKYALYANGIGVKKKDIVGSGKALLAHGESDFIGQVRFVDEKGNDCIARYFKLAHNDIVAKGDLLVITEKEGAIAKSRIGYSTKVIGVCVDSSCIELGDKKVGTDHVLVALFGVVSMHVDASEGSITYGDILVSGLTAGHGIKADLNKLKPGMLVGKALGECKKDRGVIPVILTVS; from the coding sequence ATGCCAGATAAATCAGTAAGGATTAGTCATCCATCGGAAGTATTAATACAAAATATTTCAAGTAAAGGTCAATATGAACTCACAAATGGAGCACTTTTTCATTTCATAGAAGAGTCCCCTACTTCGTCCATTGCAGTAATCACATTTCAGTTTAAGGAGCTTTCTTCTTTTAACTGCATTCAATTTGATTCGATGGAGAAGGAAAGCGAGTTTATGCCAAATACTTTCCGTTTCGAAATATCAGATGATGGAAAAATTTGGGAACCTATTATTAAAGAATATGAATACTCACGCGTAAGTAAAAAGCAATGCAAATGGAATTTTTCGATGATTAATTCCGCTTTTCTTAAAATGGTGATAAGGCTGAATCGAAGAAATAAAGAAGGTCTTTTTAAAACGGCTTTTTCAAATTTCCGAGTAATGATTGCTGGTATCGAAAAAATTATAAGTAGCTCTGAGAATGATCGTTTTTGGGTTAAAGAGAATATTATAGACGAAAGACCTGACTATGGTTGGTCATCGAAAGAAAAAACTTCTCCAGGAGAGGAGTTTTTATTAATTGATCTAGGATCAATTAATCGGGTAGAAGAAATAAGAATTCTATCTAAGAATGCGGAAGAGACAAATTTTCCCGAAGCTTTTTATTTCTACTATAGTGAGGATGATTTGTCTTGGCATCAATTGCATGAAGAACCTCAATTTATGTCTGAGCCAGGGACTTGGTACAAATGGAAGTTTTTTCCGACCAATATTCGTTTTTTTAAACTACTTTGTGTAAATAATAAACCCAATTCAATGAAGAGATATGTTTCCCAAATTGTAGAATTAGAAATCTATGCAGACGCAGATATAATAGCTCTTTCCAAAAAAAGAATTATTGCAGAAACACCACCCTACTCTTCCATAATGCGTCCAGGTTTAGTGAGGTTAGCTGCTGATGGAGAAACAAAAGAAGGACTAGCGGTTCAGGGAAACGACAGGCGGCTTAGAGATGCTACTACTGAATTTAAAGGCATAGTGGAATTAGCCACAGATGGAGAGGAAAGAGAATTAGTTGCTGTCCAGGGAAATGACAAAAGACTAAAATATGCTACAGAAAATACTTACGGATTAATACGCCTAGCAAAAAAAGGAGAATCTAAAAGTGGATTAGTTGTTCAGAGTGATGATGATAGGCTAAAATCTGCAACTACAGATTCTATGGGCATAGTGGAATTAGCCGAAGATGGAGAAACTCGACCAGGTGTTGTTGTTCAAGGAAACGATAAACGCCTAAAGAAAGCGACTACTTCTGAGTATGGGCTTGTAATTATGTCTGAGCTAGGTGCTGACATGCCAGGTAGAGTTTTGACTGCAGATGATCCAAGACTAAAGAAAGCCACTACAGAAAAAGAAGGTATAATGCGTTATGCCAATAATGGCGAAGAAGCTGCAATGGCCGCAGTTCAGGGAAATGATAAGCGATTAAAAAAAGCCACCACAGAAACAACCGGTATCGTTGAGCTTGCGCAATCGGGAGAAGACAAAGAAGGAGTTGTTGTTCAAGGGAATGATAAAAGACTAAAGTATGCATCAACCGAAGATTCTGGAATAATTATGCTTGCAAGAAATGGATTTAATATTCCGAATAAAGCTGTTGCGGCTGACGATTCAAGACTCTCTGATTCTCGTGATGCTAAGCCGCATACTCATGATTATGCGCCTATTAATCATGAGTATGGTTCGCACTCGGGATTAATTCACTTGAAAGGTTCTTCGTCTTCAGAGTTTAAGAACATTTCTCCACCAACGCAAAGTCATTCGGTCATTTATGGTCACAATGAAGCAAAAGGTGGATCTGGAATTTCAGGCGTCGGAATTGATGAGGGTGTTGTAGGGTTCGGCGATGATAACGGAGTAGTTGGTTATTCTAACGGAATAGATGATGAGTCTGCAGGAATTGCGGGTTTTTCTAAAAAAGGCTACGGAGCGATTTTCTCTTCACAAAAAAAATATGCATTGTATGCAAATGGGATTGGTGTGAAGAAAAAAGACATTGTAGGTTCCGGTAAGGCGTTGTTAGCCCATGGAGAGTCAGACTTTATTGGTCAAGTTAGATTCGTTGATGAAAAAGGCAATGACTGTATCGCTCGGTATTTTAAGTTAGCGCACAATGATATCGTAGCCAAAGGAGATTTGCTCGTTATTACTGAGAAAGAAGGGGCTATAGCAAAGTCAAGAATCGGATATTCGACGAAGGTAATCGGAGTTTGCGTTGATTCCTCTTGCATTGAACTAGGTGACAAAAAAGTTGGAACAGATCATGTTCTCGTGGCTTTGTTTGGTGTAGTTAGTATGCATGTGGATGCTTCGGAAGGCTCAATTACTTATGGGGATATTCTTGTGTCAGGATTAACAGCTGGTCATGGTATTAAAGCAGATTTAAATAAATTGAAACCGGGGATGCTCGTTGGTAAAGCGTTAGGTGAATGTAAAAAAGACCGTGGGGTCATTCCTGTTATCCTTACGGTAAGTTAA
- a CDS encoding TIGR04452 family lipoprotein, which produces MNLIIKLSLISIVTIFLNCPITNKLFIKPSKVKGGEAKEIIKNRLASFFVNDISTNSNNSLAADFIIPSLAGIQDDKIYSRRDVENCATKIFLAAIAIDQPNITANRNKKSSDPLRTSDPNSRLIPPILCQLNAIDKIIDID; this is translated from the coding sequence ATGAATTTAATTATAAAACTATCATTAATCTCGATCGTAACTATTTTTCTCAATTGTCCAATTACAAATAAACTGTTTATAAAACCTTCCAAGGTTAAAGGGGGAGAAGCAAAAGAAATAATTAAAAATCGTCTTGCCTCTTTTTTTGTAAATGATATATCAACAAACAGCAATAACTCATTAGCCGCTGATTTCATAATTCCTTCTCTAGCTGGAATTCAAGACGATAAAATTTATAGCCGACGTGACGTAGAGAATTGTGCTACTAAAATATTTCTCGCCGCAATAGCCATTGATCAACCAAACATTACAGCAAATAGAAATAAAAAGAGTTCCGATCCATTAAGAACAAGCGATCCAAATAGTAGATTAATTCCTCCAATTCTATGTCAATTAAATGCAATTGATAAGATCATTGATATCGACTAA
- a CDS encoding TonB-dependent receptor plug domain-containing protein, which yields MLRIKCISFILGFFILINQLDSQEMRNKKIILNAFNPYKTAKEISISQKIQERLSKKLISLGYEVIQIDSSDLKQNINKAKQENTLLLIDGYYKREDSGNLNLYGQVYHPEKEVLIDAFNLSNDLSGVEGLTLDSNETKVSDDQNINEFTNKISNRIKSNVKRSERTENINEFVKDNSIGKDFMFPLPKEDLAAASEEVFKILSEKDDIVVSVSKFAQKTTEAPADVTVISREQIRRSGFRNLTEALNFVPQVYTHWVGQNWSSDFRGLFVNNQIERRVLYLQDGKKLNDYFHFGEFYSDVYTDMERIEKIEVIKGPGAALYGNNSITGVVNIITRKPTKKNEMEFITEYDSVLKNLTTRALYYSKFNDKFSVSLDASRFEGKGLYTSGYNSWGGNRFYDQNLGANAANFNSTPTNSTLGTSEYGRNTAEVDTGQRMWTSTGLMAENGKWFPNYNLDIKYGDWNLKSFYMSKRTSWIPPQADGAGSGGDTVYGSPRNDRIWGVGAVSLDYTPSYLEKYEASVKIFRQLNINSDYRDKDYQGFSQANNPIGAPASYGNSSAARLSSPTYLNYMKAMGGGVVKRYASTAKVEGIEFQATPYKIENKDSIIKALRFMTGGNMQAVNYINYQANVGRNGLIDRRQQGIADDGRQFGLWTQITTTFKTDTTLVLGLRYDAQKINNVYRHQNGMETDVANESITDPFLRTPSTGGTQPYVGPGNPVNLTNPVNDQFGNRTANGYVQPFQRKDVVTEDKTPRIALIQNIKSTDTTVKFMYAEAFRMVTPQELIRLPRDLGNAQSEKVRNKEINIIQPLMKGSLILNIDLFRMTGSTIYAFNAATLSFGQSPEWSNTGGSLATTYIIDTKWRANASYSSYQLRRPSDSSFLNTLFTPKPQTLNSPTKLWKAALSRSVINDNYTISLEFYYNGSIYLMENPPRTNSQVLNNDGSLRELPPLPGETTNASSYLGYGVGGGITRYRVWKVPESKFFNLTFSSNLGNDLILVISAKNIFNQRVLFPLDIDSGSFTSPTIDPHQLLGFGRELYFKLGYRF from the coding sequence TTGCTTCGAATAAAATGTATATCATTCATCCTTGGATTTTTTATACTCATCAATCAACTCGATTCGCAAGAGATGAGGAATAAAAAAATTATTTTAAACGCATTTAATCCTTACAAAACTGCAAAAGAAATAAGTATTTCCCAGAAAATTCAAGAAAGACTATCAAAAAAATTAATTAGCCTTGGGTATGAAGTAATTCAAATAGATTCATCCGATCTAAAGCAAAACATAAATAAAGCTAAACAAGAAAATACCCTTTTACTTATCGATGGATATTATAAAAGAGAAGACAGCGGCAACTTAAACTTATACGGTCAAGTCTATCATCCGGAAAAAGAAGTATTGATAGATGCATTTAACTTATCCAATGATTTATCGGGAGTAGAAGGTCTTACTTTAGATTCGAATGAAACAAAGGTTTCCGATGATCAGAATATAAACGAATTCACGAATAAAATTTCAAATCGAATCAAATCAAACGTTAAACGCTCTGAGCGCACTGAAAACATCAACGAATTTGTAAAAGATAATTCTATCGGTAAAGATTTTATGTTTCCTTTACCAAAAGAAGATCTTGCTGCTGCATCGGAAGAAGTTTTCAAAATTCTTTCCGAGAAAGATGATATAGTTGTATCAGTTTCTAAATTTGCACAGAAAACAACCGAAGCACCGGCAGATGTAACAGTCATTAGCCGTGAACAAATACGTAGATCTGGATTTAGAAATCTTACAGAAGCCCTTAATTTTGTTCCGCAGGTTTATACACATTGGGTTGGTCAAAATTGGAGTTCTGATTTCAGGGGACTCTTTGTAAACAATCAAATAGAGCGTCGGGTTCTTTATCTGCAAGATGGAAAAAAGTTAAATGATTATTTCCATTTTGGAGAATTTTATTCAGACGTTTACACTGATATGGAACGAATTGAAAAAATCGAAGTAATCAAAGGTCCTGGTGCAGCTCTTTACGGAAATAATTCCATCACGGGCGTAGTAAATATTATTACCCGCAAGCCAACCAAAAAAAACGAAATGGAATTTATTACAGAATATGATTCTGTTTTAAAAAACCTTACAACTAGAGCATTGTATTACTCCAAGTTTAACGATAAATTTTCTGTTTCATTGGACGCATCTCGATTTGAAGGCAAAGGACTATATACCTCTGGATACAATTCTTGGGGCGGTAATAGATTCTATGATCAAAATCTTGGAGCCAATGCGGCTAACTTCAATTCCACGCCAACCAATTCAACACTTGGCACAAGTGAATATGGAAGAAATACTGCTGAAGTAGACACTGGACAGAGAATGTGGACATCGACGGGGCTAATGGCAGAAAACGGAAAATGGTTTCCAAATTATAACTTAGATATTAAATATGGAGACTGGAACCTCAAATCCTTTTATATGTCAAAACGAACTAGCTGGATTCCTCCGCAGGCTGACGGAGCTGGCTCTGGTGGGGACACTGTGTATGGTTCTCCTAGAAATGATAGGATTTGGGGGGTGGGAGCGGTTTCACTTGATTATACGCCGTCCTACTTGGAAAAGTATGAAGCGAGCGTAAAAATCTTTCGCCAACTAAATATAAATAGTGATTATAGAGATAAGGATTACCAAGGTTTTTCGCAAGCTAACAATCCGATAGGGGCTCCTGCATCCTATGGGAATAGCTCTGCGGCAAGATTATCCTCTCCTACCTATTTAAACTATATGAAAGCAATGGGAGGAGGGGTTGTGAAACGTTATGCGTCAACCGCTAAAGTAGAGGGAATTGAATTTCAAGCCACGCCTTATAAGATAGAGAATAAAGATTCAATCATTAAAGCACTGCGTTTTATGACCGGTGGAAATATGCAGGCCGTAAATTATATCAACTACCAGGCAAACGTTGGACGCAATGGCTTAATTGATAGGAGGCAACAGGGAATAGCCGATGATGGAAGACAATTTGGTTTATGGACACAAATCACCACCACTTTCAAAACAGATACAACTTTAGTTCTTGGTTTGCGATATGACGCTCAAAAGATAAACAATGTATACCGACACCAAAATGGAATGGAAACTGATGTTGCAAATGAGTCAATTACAGATCCTTTTCTTAGAACTCCGAGCACTGGTGGAACCCAACCCTATGTAGGTCCCGGAAATCCAGTCAACCTAACAAATCCAGTCAATGATCAATTTGGTAATCGGACGGCTAATGGCTACGTGCAACCATTTCAAAGAAAGGACGTAGTTACAGAAGATAAAACACCGCGAATTGCATTGATTCAAAATATTAAATCAACCGATACCACAGTTAAATTCATGTATGCTGAAGCATTCAGAATGGTAACTCCACAAGAATTAATTCGATTGCCACGTGATTTAGGAAATGCACAATCAGAAAAAGTAAGAAACAAAGAGATTAACATTATTCAACCACTAATGAAAGGATCTCTCATATTGAATATTGATCTTTTTAGAATGACAGGAAGCACAATTTACGCCTTCAATGCCGCAACACTTTCATTTGGTCAATCACCGGAATGGAGCAATACTGGTGGCTCTCTGGCAACAACATATATTATTGATACTAAATGGCGGGCTAATGCCAGTTATTCAAGCTACCAACTTAGAAGACCTAGTGATTCTTCATTTTTAAATACTCTTTTTACTCCCAAGCCCCAAACTTTAAACTCTCCAACAAAATTATGGAAAGCAGCTTTATCTAGATCTGTTATTAATGACAATTACACAATAAGCTTAGAATTCTATTACAATGGATCAATTTACTTAATGGAAAATCCTCCAAGAACAAATTCACAAGTTCTTAACAATGATGGAAGTCTGCGAGAATTACCACCATTACCCGGTGAAACTACAAATGCATCTTCCTATCTGGGCTACGGAGTAGGGGGAGGTATTACTCGTTACAGGGTTTGGAAAGTTCCAGAAAGTAAATTCTTTAACCTAACTTTCTCATCCAATCTAGGTAATGATCTAATCCTTGTTATCTCTGCAAAGAATATTTTCAATCAAAGAGTTTTATTTCCTTTAGACATTGACAGTGGTAGTTTCACTTCTCCAACCATTGACCCACATCAACTATTAGGATTCGGAAGAGAGCTTTATTTCAAACTAGGATATAGGTTTTAA
- the metF gene encoding methylenetetrahydrofolate reductase [NAD(P)H] yields MKISEIYFKANKPVFSFEIFPPKTVEGDAKLINTVSDLKSLSPSFISVTYGAGGSTKDKTIDLCERIQSQFQIPTMCHFTCVGASSIEVKATLEIIQSKKIENVIALRGDPPKEQGVFVKHPSGFANGKELIQFIRQEKFPFCIAGGCYPEKHPDSPTLDADIQFLKQKVDAGAEFLITQLFFSNQLFQQFLEKIKLTGISIPVIPGIMPITSFSQIERFKGMANCEIPQELVQELTLLKDHPSDFLKKSIEFTVSQCKELLTMGVSGIHFYTLNQSRATIDIMKSLI; encoded by the coding sequence ATGAAAATATCTGAAATTTATTTCAAAGCTAATAAGCCAGTTTTCTCGTTTGAGATTTTTCCACCTAAGACCGTTGAAGGTGATGCTAAGTTAATTAATACAGTGTCTGATTTAAAAAGTCTTTCTCCAAGTTTTATTTCTGTGACTTATGGAGCTGGCGGTTCTACAAAAGATAAAACTATCGATTTGTGCGAAAGAATTCAATCCCAATTTCAAATTCCAACGATGTGTCATTTTACTTGTGTTGGAGCAAGCAGTATTGAAGTAAAAGCTACATTAGAGATTATTCAATCCAAAAAAATTGAGAATGTTATTGCGTTGAGAGGAGATCCTCCTAAAGAGCAAGGTGTTTTTGTTAAACATCCATCTGGATTTGCGAATGGAAAAGAATTAATTCAGTTTATTCGGCAAGAAAAATTTCCTTTTTGCATTGCAGGTGGATGTTATCCGGAAAAGCATCCTGACTCCCCTACTCTAGACGCGGACATTCAATTTCTTAAGCAAAAAGTCGATGCTGGAGCGGAGTTTTTAATCACTCAGTTATTTTTTTCCAATCAACTTTTTCAACAGTTTTTAGAAAAAATAAAGCTCACTGGAATTTCAATTCCAGTGATTCCGGGGATAATGCCGATTACCTCTTTTAGTCAGATAGAGCGTTTTAAAGGAATGGCTAACTGCGAAATTCCCCAAGAATTAGTTCAGGAATTGACGCTTCTAAAAGACCATCCTTCTGACTTTCTAAAAAAGAGTATTGAGTTTACTGTTTCCCAATGCAAAGAATTATTAACTATGGGAGTATCTGGAATTCATTTTTATACTTTAAATCAATCTAGAGCTACCATTGATATAATGAAATCTTTAATTTAA